In a genomic window of Helianthus annuus cultivar XRQ/B chromosome 10, HanXRQr2.0-SUNRISE, whole genome shotgun sequence:
- the LOC110886250 gene encoding solute carrier family 25 member 44, translating into MSLRATEDDSGTEIHLPADIDWEMLDKSKFFVLGAALFSGVSGMLYPIVVLKTQKQVLAKDMPCVKLAVSILRHEGCRGFYRGFGTSLMGTIPARALYMGALEMTKSNVGCVTVSMGFSEAKAAAIANAAAGLSAAMAAQLVWTPIDVVSQRLMVQGGNTAHTGAVRYNGGIDAFRKIIQTDGVRGLYRGFGISILTYAPSNAVWWAAYSMAHRAVWGGISCYYLKKEGNGGVGFTPDSKTVVAVQGVSAAMASGFSALVTMPLDTIKTRLQVLDGEGSNGKPSIGQTVKNLVKEGGLSACYRGLGPRLASTSMSAITMITTYEYLKKLSTKDQDCHAG; encoded by the coding sequence ATGAGTCTGCGTGCGACCGAGGATGATTCGGGAACGGAGATTCATCTCCCGGCTGACATTGATTGGGAGATGTTAGATAAGTCCAAGTTCTTTGTCCTCGGTGCCGCCTTGTTCTCGGGTGTTTCGGGGATGTTGTATCCGATTGTGGTGCTGAAAACGCAGAAACAAGTGCTTGCGAAAGACATGCCTTGCGTTAAGCTAGCGGTTTCGATTCTACGACATGAAGGTTGTAGGGGGTTTTATAGAGGTTTCGGGACATCGTTGATGGGTACCATTCCAGCTAGAGCTCTTTACATGGGGGCATTGGAGATGACCAAGAGCAACGTCGGTTGTGTTACAGTGAGCATGGGGTTTTCAGAGGCGAAAGCAGCCGCTATAGCTAATGCTGCAGCGGGGTTGAGTGCAGCTATGGCTGCACAGTTGGTTTGGACGCCTATCGATGTTGTGAGCCAGCGGCTAATGGTTCAAGGTGGAAACACCGCCCACACCGGCGCAGTTAGATACAATGGCGGTATTGATGCGTTTAGGAAAATCATCCAGACCGATGGTGTTCGTGGGTTATACCGGGGGTTCGGGATTTCAATCCTGACGTACGCCCCGTCTAACGCTGTGTGGTGGGCGGCTTATTCCATGGCTCATAGGGCGGTTTGGGGCGGTATCAGTTGttactatttaaaaaaagagGGAAACGGTGGGGTTGGGTTTACACCAGATTCTAAGACTGTAGTGGCGGTGCAGGGGGTGAGTGCCGCCATGGCTAGTGGGTTTTCAGCGTTGGTTACAATGCCGTTGGATACAATCAAGACGAGACTACAAGTTTTAGACGGTGAAGGAAGTAACGGGAAGCCGAGTATCGGGCAAACGGTTAAAAATTTGGTGAAAGAAGGTGGATTGAGTGCTTGTTACAGAGGATTAGGCCCGAGATTGGCCTCAACGTCTATGTCAGCAATTACGATGATCACCACCTACGAGTACCTCAAGAAGCTTTCGACGAAGGATCAAGATTGCCATGCGGGTTGA